In Cotesia glomerata isolate CgM1 linkage group LG1, MPM_Cglom_v2.3, whole genome shotgun sequence, one genomic interval encodes:
- the LOC123266459 gene encoding uncharacterized protein LOC123266459 → MTRYKQWTSKYFRIIIGCILGFVLFCTSFKRIKLLRTYKFQSSIADIIDLEIKYMPNEIYPESDHWVSVQSLNGHIYSAYLDMRPEVIVNSNYNSYMNIVWATIRVIAILPFDTKSDEVVCVFKLESKDRELFYKKVTASEVKFFDDNWKLKYSSAFITCDLTHVSYYNYDIFYEKQQLPQSVGIIRKNADNSSLQFVDINYPPNGISQMDRPSDKFMALCVPVLHHEFDRPLELIEFIEYYRLMGVSRFVFYNSSVSEDVSKVLKFYHAEQYDLVKIQQWNLPALYIYEKTLRLEGLYGALNDCLYRNSLHNYFRYVGVFDVDEFLIPKVHNNFTGLMKNLDLSEENYGYVSFLFRHVYFYTMYPDVKENSTGKKDPYLFTSAKIQRLRDPHPAGVKSRYIIRARDAVEIGNYKSTKLLKDASGEMIVKPDVALLHHYAPCEAEEMGCYLKTVEIDRTALRFTSELARNVAKACREIFSNHKCPSPKKRMPGELNS, encoded by the exons atgacTCGTTATAAACAATGGACgtctaaatattttagaattatAATAGGTTGTATTCTTGGATTCGTGCTCTTTTGTACCAGTTTC AAAAGAATAAAACTACTGCGTACATACAAATTTCAATCATCAATAGCCGACATAATTGATTTGGAAATAAAGTACATGCCAAATGAAATTTACCCAGAATCAGACCATTGGGTTTCAGTTCAGTCTTTAAATGGTCATATATATTCTGCGTACTTGGATATGCGACCAGAAGTTATAGTCAATAGTAATTACAACTCTTATATGAACATTGTTTGGGCAACGATACGAGTCATCGCAATTTTACCCTTTGACACAAAATCAGACGAGGTAGTTTGCGTATTTAAATTAGAATCTAAGGACCGTGAGCTCTTTTACAAAAAAGTGACCGCAAGCGAAGTTAAATTCTTCGATGACAATTGGAAATTAAAGTATTCAAGTGCATTTATTACTTGCGATCTAACTCATGTCAGTTATTAcaattatgatattttttacgaGAAGCAGCAATTACCACAGTCTGTTGGAATTATTCGAAAGAATGCAGATAACTCTTCACTACAATTTGTAGATATAAATTACCCGCCGAATGGAATCAGTCAGATGGACCGGCCTTCAGATAAATTTATGGCCCTTTGTGTTCCAG TTTTGCATCACGAATTTGATCGCCCGCTGGAATTAATCGAATTCATCGAGTACTATCGATTGATGGGAGTGAGTAGATTCGTTTTTTACAACTCATCAGTGTCAGAAGACGTCAGtaaagttttgaaattttaccaTGCCGAGCAGTatgatttagtaaaaattcaacaatggaACTTACCTGCTTTGTATATTTATGAGAAAACTCTCCGACTGGAAGGACTTTATGGTGCATTAAACGATTGTCTCTATAGAAATTCACTGCACAATTATTTTAGGTACGTCGGAGTATTTGACgttgatgaatttttaattcctaAAGTTCATAACAATTTTACTGGTCTTATGAAGAACTTAGATCTCTCAGAAGAAAATTATGGTTATGTGTCTTTTTTATTCCGccatgtttatttttatacaatgtACCCTGACGTCAAAGAAAATTCTACTGGCAAAaaag ATCCATATCTTTTTACGAGCGCAAAAATTCAGCGATTACGAGATCCACACCCAGCAGGTGTTAAAAGCAGATATATTATTCGAGCTCGCGATGCAGTTGAAATCGGCAATTATAAATCTACTAAATTACTCAAAG atgCATCGGGTGAAATGATTGTTAAACCTGACGTAGCTCTTTTGCACCACTATGCTCCATGCGAAGCAGAAGAAATGGGATGTTATTTGAAAACAGTTGAAATTGATAGAACTGCACTTAGGTTCACTAGCGAGCTAGCTAGAAATGTTGCAAAAGCATGCAGAGAAATATTTAGCAACCACAAGTGTCCTTCTCCTAAAAAACGTATGCCTGGTGAATTAAATTCTTGA
- the LOC123266500 gene encoding acyl-CoA Delta-9 desaturase-like, whose product MAPNLFGNSATLFLEASQNVAQDKKIDVDIKNNKPVKVATKQPKASDKSSNSVNKDYKWKIVWRNVIAFVYLHVGALYGLYYLVTSAKLATFAWMLGLGFFAGVGITAGAHRLWAHKAYKAKWPMRVLLMILQTVAFQNHIYEWVRDHRVHHKFTDTDADPHNAKRGFFFSHMGWLLIRKHPDVINKGKTVDMTDLEQDFVVVWQRRLYLILMPIFCFLIPTWIPIYCWNEVPLYAWYATIFRYTLSLNLTWLVNSAAHIWGMKPYDSSISPTDNFKIALGTFGEAWHNYHHVFPWDYKAAELGDYSGNFTTAFIDFFAYIGQAYDLKTVPKEMIEKRAARTGDGSRVAQNHSEHSHEGAIWGWGDADMSAEDMNLAQIIKKSD is encoded by the exons ATGGCGCCGAATCTTTTTGGCAATTCGGCGACCCTTTTTTTGGAGGCATCACAAAATGTTGCTcaggataaaaaaatagatgtagatattaaaaacaataaaccaGTTAAAGTAGCAACCAAACAACCAAAAGCAAGTGATAAAAGTAGTAATAGCGTTAATAAAGATTACAAATGGAAAATTGTATGGAGAAACGTTATCGCATTCGTTTATTTACACGTTGGAGCTCTGTATGGCTTGTATTATTTAGTTACCAGTGCTAAGCTTGCAACATTTGCCTGGA TGTTGGGGCTTGGATTTTTCGCCGGAGTTGGAATCACAGCAGGTGCTCACAGATTATGGGCACACAAAGCGTATAAAGCTAAATGGCCCATGAGAGTTCTTCTCATGATTCTGCAAACTGTCGCCTTTCAA AATCACATCTATGAATGGGTAAGAGATCACCGTGTGCATCACAAATTCACCGACACAGATGCTGATCCACACAACGCCAAGCGCGGATTCTTCTTTTCACACATGGGCTGGCTTTTGATTCGTAAGCATCCAGATGTTATTAACAAGGGAAAAACAGTTGATATGACAGATCTGGAACAAGATTTCGTTGTTGTTTGGCAAAGAAG actctACCTGATTCTGATGCCAATCTTCTGTTTTTTGATTCCGACTTGGATTCCAATTTACTGTTGGAACGAAGTACCCTTGTATGCTTGGTACGCAACTATATTCAGGTACACATTGTCACTTAATCTCACATGGTTGGTCAACTCCGCTGCTCACATCTGGGGAATGAAGCCTTATGACAG CTCAATTAGTCCTACGGACAATTTCAAGATTGCTCTTGGAACCTTCGGAGAAGCTTGGCATAACTATCAC CACGTTTTCCCATGGGATTACAAAGCGGCTGAACTCGGAGATTACAGCGGCAATTTCACGACTGCATTTATAGACTTTTTTGCTTACATCGGCCAGGCTTATGACCTCAAAACCGTCCCGAAAGAAATGATTGAAAAGCGTGCTGCTCGTACTGGCGATGGTTCAAGGGTCGCTCAAAATCACAGTGAACATTCCCACGAAGGAGCCATTTGGGGATGGGGTGACGCCGATATGTCGGCTGAAGACATGAATCTAGCTCAGATTATTAAAAAGAGTGATTAA
- the LOC123266301 gene encoding glutamyl aminopeptidase isoform X1, whose protein sequence is MTTNYNTNEEVNEFQCDNIQKLQVENIRLRRKSSRSSLLIGCSFGFSIFLTFLCCILISIILLIYHKSDFCAYIQDPSNPDRYYKMAYKEQERSELSFRLPKQVKPLHYDLYLHPNLIDGTFKGHVTILIDVMEVKNYIALHQKDLNITKTTLKTYDRNENYEIPIRDTYTIEKLEILVVSCNDNLPIGVYQLYFEFNGALQPDKIVGFYASTYKDENNATRTIATSKFEPTYARRSFPCFDEPSFKAEFTVKLVYPSTDCYGALSSMNLESTVTDQPEPGMTTATFAKSVPMSTYLMCFIVSDFVAVTAPAKKLDPSKSFPISVYTRRAQKKRAAFALDIGVQIIENYTKKFSIDFPLPKLDMAAIPDFVSGAMENWGLITYREARLLYDDKTSSSDDKKNVVLVIAHEFAHMWFGNLVTMKWWNDLWLNEGFASYMQYKISDQILPNWKLMDSFLTSTLHSVLVTDAKLSSHPIVQTVDNPDEITAIFDVITYNKGASVLRMLDNFIGTEAFDAGITTYLNQHAYNNAETADLFKILQESTKSNINITAIMDTWTRQMGFPVVNVVKTGLNITLTQKRFLLDPEATCDPQESDYGYKWTIPITYVTSKNDTPTLVWFDKDSPKLTIKLSEPVEWIKFNYKQIGYYRINYDKQSWESLYDVLRWHHKRLSISDRTNLIEDAFSLAQASELDYSVALDMTSYLTKERNAVPWDVASSMLLTIDKLLFSTSISSKFRDYVRNLVEIPYHDVTWQVDNIEDHDMLTLRRIILNLACSVEHVECLDEAGVIFKNWIDDPNDTRPHPDIRGFVYKYGMSHVGKEADWDIMFNRFIQETNADEKLKLMRGLAGVRSSYLLNKFIGIAVDLKYVKSQDTFNCLMSIAANPVGGPLVWDWVRENWEFLVKRYTLNDRYLGQLVPGIAKYFATDAKLAELKAFFAKYPEAGAGKTQRVAALETVANNIKWLKKNSEILDNWLSSHVK, encoded by the exons ATGACGACGAATTATAATACAAACGAGGAGGTCAATGAATTTCAGTGTGACAACATACAGAAATTACAGGTTGAAAATATCCGACTCCGAAGAAAAAGTTCGCGTAGTAGTTTACTTATAGGTTGCTCATTTGGTTTCTCAATATTTCTTACATTTCTTTGCTGCATtttaattagtattattttacTGATTTATCATAAAAGTGATTTTTGCGCTTACATTCAAG atccAAGTAACCCCGACAGGTACTACAAAATGGCTTACAAAGAGCAAGAACGATCGGAGTTATCATTCCGCTTGCCGAAACAAGTGAAGCCACTTCATTACGACCTGTATCTCCATCCAAACTTAATTGATGGGACCTTCAAAGGCCACGTGACGATTTTAATTGACGTGATGGaggtgaaaaattacattgctTTACATCAGAAAGATCTCAACATTACAAAAACAACACTAAAAACTTACGACCGTAATGAAAACTATGAAATACCGATAAGAGATACTTATACCATTGAAAAGTTGGAGATACTGGTTGTTAGTTGCAATGATAACCTACCGATTGGTGTCTATCAGCTGTATTTTGAGTTCAATGGGGCATTACAGCCGGATAAAATCGTTGGATTTTATGCTAGTACATATAAAGATGAAAATAACGCCACTAG AACAATCGCTACTTCAAAATTCGAGCCGACTTACGCTAGAAGATCATTCCCGTGTTTCGATGAGCCGTCATTTAAGGCTGAATTTACCGTCAAGCTTGTTTATCCTTCCACTGATTGCTATGGAGCGCTTTCCAGCATGAATCttgaa agCACCGTAACTGATCAACCGGAACCGGGGATGACAACAGCAACATTTGCCAAAAGTGTGCCAATGTCTACATATCTGATGTGTTTCATCGTAAGTGATTTTGTAGCAGTAACCGCGCCTGCTAAAAAATTAGACCCCAGTAAGAGTTTTCCAATCAGCGTTTACACtaggagagctcaaaaaaaacgtGCGGCGTTTGCATTGGACATAGGAGttcaaataattgaaaattataccAAAAAATTCAGTATTGACTTCCCCTTGCCCAAATTAG ACATGGCTGCGATACCAGACTTTGTATCCGGTGCGATGGAAAATTGGGGTTTAATAACATATCGTGAAGCGCGACTGCTCTATGATGATAAAACAAGCTCTTCGGATGATAAGAAGAATGTTGTACTAGTTATTGCTCATGAATTTGCGCATATGTGGTTTGGAAATTTAG TAACTATGAAATGGTGGAATGATTTATGGTTGAATGAAGGTTTTGCGAGCTATATGCAGTACAAAATTTCCGATCAAATTCTTCCAAACTGGAAATTA atggatagttttttaacttctacgCTTCATAGTGTACTTGTGACTGATGCCAAATTAAGTTCACACCCCATAGTACAAACTGTTGATAATCCAGATGAAATCACAGCTATTTTTGATGTTATTACTTACAATAAG ggtgCATCTGTGTTACGTAtgttagataattttattggaacaGAAGCATTTGACGCTGGTATAACGACATATTTAAACCAGCATGCTTACAATAATGCAGAAACAGCAGATTTATTCAAAATCCTCCAAGAATCAACAAAAAGTAACATAAATATAACAGCAATAATGGACACTTGGACTCGCCAAATGGGCTTTCCCGTAGTTAATGTTGTCAAAACAGGTTTGAACATTACATTGACGCAAAAACGATTTCTGCTTGATCCAGAAGCTACTTGTGATCCACAAGAGTCAGATTATGGCTACAAGTGGACAATTCCGATAACATACGTCACCAGCAAAAACGACACGCCAACTCTCGTGTGGTTCGACAAAGATTCCCCGAAGTTGACGATCAAGTTATCGGAACCAGTCGAatggattaaatttaattacaagcAAATCGGTTATTATCGTATTAATTATGACAAACAGTCATGGGAAAGTCTTTATGACGTACTGCGCTGGCACCACAAGCGCCTGAGTATCTCCGACCGTACGAATTTGATAGAAGATGCATTCAGTTTAGCCCAAGCTTCCGAGTTGGATTATTCGGTTGCGCTAGATATGACTTCTTATCTCACAAAAGAGCGTAATGCAGTGCCTTGGGACGTCGCCTCCTCAATGCTACTTACTATTGACAAGTTGCTATTTTCAACAAGTATATCGTCAAAATTCCGTGATTACGTTAGAAACTTGGTTGAAATACCTTATCACGATGTAACATGGCAAGTTGACAATATCGAAGATCATGATATGCTGACATTACGTcgtattattttgaatttagcCTGCAGCGTTGAGCACGTCGAGTGTTTGGACGAAGCTGGggtgattttcaaaaattggatCGATGATCCCAATGACACTAGACCCCATCCTGATATACGTGGGTTCGTTTATAAATATGGTATGAGTCATGTCGGCAAAGAAGCTGACTGGGATATAATGTTTAATCGATTCATTCAAGAAACAAACGCCGATGAGaaacttaaattaatgagAGGTTTAGCCGGTGTTAGATCAAGTTATTTGTTGAACAAATTTATTGGAATCGCTGTTGATCTTAAATATGTAAAGTCACAAGATACCTTCAATTGCTTGATGTCAATTGCGGCCAATCCTGTCGGCGGACCTCTGGTTTGGGACTGGGTAAGAGAAAACTGGGAGTTTTTGGTCAAACGATACACATTGAATGATCGTTACTTGGGTCAATTGGTACCTGGAATTGCCAAGTATTTCGCTACTGATGCCAAACTTGCGGAATTGAAAGCTTTCTTCGCCAAGTACCCAGAAGCTGGCGCAGGAAAAACTCAAAGAGTTGCTGCGCTGGAAACAGTTGCCAATAATATCAAGTGGTTAAAGAAAAATAGCGAAATATTAGACAATTGGTTAAGCTCACAtgttaagtaa
- the LOC123266301 gene encoding glutamyl aminopeptidase isoform X2 has translation MSVILCRILITRLPRAIRLKNLRFLSVLNNKCISKCYHNIIDPSNPDRYYKMAYKEQERSELSFRLPKQVKPLHYDLYLHPNLIDGTFKGHVTILIDVMEVKNYIALHQKDLNITKTTLKTYDRNENYEIPIRDTYTIEKLEILVVSCNDNLPIGVYQLYFEFNGALQPDKIVGFYASTYKDENNATRTIATSKFEPTYARRSFPCFDEPSFKAEFTVKLVYPSTDCYGALSSMNLESTVTDQPEPGMTTATFAKSVPMSTYLMCFIVSDFVAVTAPAKKLDPSKSFPISVYTRRAQKKRAAFALDIGVQIIENYTKKFSIDFPLPKLDMAAIPDFVSGAMENWGLITYREARLLYDDKTSSSDDKKNVVLVIAHEFAHMWFGNLVTMKWWNDLWLNEGFASYMQYKISDQILPNWKLMDSFLTSTLHSVLVTDAKLSSHPIVQTVDNPDEITAIFDVITYNKGASVLRMLDNFIGTEAFDAGITTYLNQHAYNNAETADLFKILQESTKSNINITAIMDTWTRQMGFPVVNVVKTGLNITLTQKRFLLDPEATCDPQESDYGYKWTIPITYVTSKNDTPTLVWFDKDSPKLTIKLSEPVEWIKFNYKQIGYYRINYDKQSWESLYDVLRWHHKRLSISDRTNLIEDAFSLAQASELDYSVALDMTSYLTKERNAVPWDVASSMLLTIDKLLFSTSISSKFRDYVRNLVEIPYHDVTWQVDNIEDHDMLTLRRIILNLACSVEHVECLDEAGVIFKNWIDDPNDTRPHPDIRGFVYKYGMSHVGKEADWDIMFNRFIQETNADEKLKLMRGLAGVRSSYLLNKFIGIAVDLKYVKSQDTFNCLMSIAANPVGGPLVWDWVRENWEFLVKRYTLNDRYLGQLVPGIAKYFATDAKLAELKAFFAKYPEAGAGKTQRVAALETVANNIKWLKKNSEILDNWLSSHVK, from the exons ATGAGCGTGATATTATGTCGGATTTTAATTACAAGATTACCTCGAGCGAtaagattgaaaaatttgagatttttatctgttttaaataataaatgtatatcTAAATGTTATCACAATATTATTG atccAAGTAACCCCGACAGGTACTACAAAATGGCTTACAAAGAGCAAGAACGATCGGAGTTATCATTCCGCTTGCCGAAACAAGTGAAGCCACTTCATTACGACCTGTATCTCCATCCAAACTTAATTGATGGGACCTTCAAAGGCCACGTGACGATTTTAATTGACGTGATGGaggtgaaaaattacattgctTTACATCAGAAAGATCTCAACATTACAAAAACAACACTAAAAACTTACGACCGTAATGAAAACTATGAAATACCGATAAGAGATACTTATACCATTGAAAAGTTGGAGATACTGGTTGTTAGTTGCAATGATAACCTACCGATTGGTGTCTATCAGCTGTATTTTGAGTTCAATGGGGCATTACAGCCGGATAAAATCGTTGGATTTTATGCTAGTACATATAAAGATGAAAATAACGCCACTAG AACAATCGCTACTTCAAAATTCGAGCCGACTTACGCTAGAAGATCATTCCCGTGTTTCGATGAGCCGTCATTTAAGGCTGAATTTACCGTCAAGCTTGTTTATCCTTCCACTGATTGCTATGGAGCGCTTTCCAGCATGAATCttgaa agCACCGTAACTGATCAACCGGAACCGGGGATGACAACAGCAACATTTGCCAAAAGTGTGCCAATGTCTACATATCTGATGTGTTTCATCGTAAGTGATTTTGTAGCAGTAACCGCGCCTGCTAAAAAATTAGACCCCAGTAAGAGTTTTCCAATCAGCGTTTACACtaggagagctcaaaaaaaacgtGCGGCGTTTGCATTGGACATAGGAGttcaaataattgaaaattataccAAAAAATTCAGTATTGACTTCCCCTTGCCCAAATTAG ACATGGCTGCGATACCAGACTTTGTATCCGGTGCGATGGAAAATTGGGGTTTAATAACATATCGTGAAGCGCGACTGCTCTATGATGATAAAACAAGCTCTTCGGATGATAAGAAGAATGTTGTACTAGTTATTGCTCATGAATTTGCGCATATGTGGTTTGGAAATTTAG TAACTATGAAATGGTGGAATGATTTATGGTTGAATGAAGGTTTTGCGAGCTATATGCAGTACAAAATTTCCGATCAAATTCTTCCAAACTGGAAATTA atggatagttttttaacttctacgCTTCATAGTGTACTTGTGACTGATGCCAAATTAAGTTCACACCCCATAGTACAAACTGTTGATAATCCAGATGAAATCACAGCTATTTTTGATGTTATTACTTACAATAAG ggtgCATCTGTGTTACGTAtgttagataattttattggaacaGAAGCATTTGACGCTGGTATAACGACATATTTAAACCAGCATGCTTACAATAATGCAGAAACAGCAGATTTATTCAAAATCCTCCAAGAATCAACAAAAAGTAACATAAATATAACAGCAATAATGGACACTTGGACTCGCCAAATGGGCTTTCCCGTAGTTAATGTTGTCAAAACAGGTTTGAACATTACATTGACGCAAAAACGATTTCTGCTTGATCCAGAAGCTACTTGTGATCCACAAGAGTCAGATTATGGCTACAAGTGGACAATTCCGATAACATACGTCACCAGCAAAAACGACACGCCAACTCTCGTGTGGTTCGACAAAGATTCCCCGAAGTTGACGATCAAGTTATCGGAACCAGTCGAatggattaaatttaattacaagcAAATCGGTTATTATCGTATTAATTATGACAAACAGTCATGGGAAAGTCTTTATGACGTACTGCGCTGGCACCACAAGCGCCTGAGTATCTCCGACCGTACGAATTTGATAGAAGATGCATTCAGTTTAGCCCAAGCTTCCGAGTTGGATTATTCGGTTGCGCTAGATATGACTTCTTATCTCACAAAAGAGCGTAATGCAGTGCCTTGGGACGTCGCCTCCTCAATGCTACTTACTATTGACAAGTTGCTATTTTCAACAAGTATATCGTCAAAATTCCGTGATTACGTTAGAAACTTGGTTGAAATACCTTATCACGATGTAACATGGCAAGTTGACAATATCGAAGATCATGATATGCTGACATTACGTcgtattattttgaatttagcCTGCAGCGTTGAGCACGTCGAGTGTTTGGACGAAGCTGGggtgattttcaaaaattggatCGATGATCCCAATGACACTAGACCCCATCCTGATATACGTGGGTTCGTTTATAAATATGGTATGAGTCATGTCGGCAAAGAAGCTGACTGGGATATAATGTTTAATCGATTCATTCAAGAAACAAACGCCGATGAGaaacttaaattaatgagAGGTTTAGCCGGTGTTAGATCAAGTTATTTGTTGAACAAATTTATTGGAATCGCTGTTGATCTTAAATATGTAAAGTCACAAGATACCTTCAATTGCTTGATGTCAATTGCGGCCAATCCTGTCGGCGGACCTCTGGTTTGGGACTGGGTAAGAGAAAACTGGGAGTTTTTGGTCAAACGATACACATTGAATGATCGTTACTTGGGTCAATTGGTACCTGGAATTGCCAAGTATTTCGCTACTGATGCCAAACTTGCGGAATTGAAAGCTTTCTTCGCCAAGTACCCAGAAGCTGGCGCAGGAAAAACTCAAAGAGTTGCTGCGCTGGAAACAGTTGCCAATAATATCAAGTGGTTAAAGAAAAATAGCGAAATATTAGACAATTGGTTAAGCTCACAtgttaagtaa